From the genome of Arthrobacter sp. SLBN-122:
GACCATCCGGGCTGCTCCTCGGCGCTCTTCTCCACCCCGAGGAACCCGTTGGCATCCAGGCGCAGCGCCCCGGTGCCCAGGTCCACCAGCGAATGCAGGGCATCGCCCACCACCAGCCGCATTCCCGCGAAGGTGGGATCCAGCCAGTTGATGGAGGGCTGGCCTGCCTTGAAGTAGTGCAGGTAGACCCAGCGGCGGGTCTTCCCGGCCGTGTCCACGATCGGCCTGGTAGCGCTCCAGTTGGTTTCCTTCACCCCGGGTTCGTAGAAGATGACCCGCTGCAGCCGGCCGATGATGTAGCCGGCCTTCTGCAGTGCCTGCTCCGAGTCGAGGCTAAGGTTGACCGAGTCGGCCCCCTCGGGGACGTCCGGGAGCAGGTGCCAGTCGTCTTCCGGGATGTCCACCATGTGGTAGATGCCGGGGTAGTCCCGGAAATTCATTTCGGCCAGGCGGAAGTCCGCGCCCTTGCCGGTGTGGCCCGGGACGATGTCGTCGATGACCGTGCCGTCATGCTCAGCGGCCACCTCGCACATGCGGCGGAACTCCTCCTCTGTGCCGAAGACCGGGTCGATCGCCATGCTGATTCGGTCGAAGTGCCCGTCCACGCTGGGAGTGTGGGACCAGCCGCTGATGCCGCCGGCGAGCTTCACGGGTCCGGTGTGGATGCCGCGGATGCCGATTTCACGGAACGCCTTCCACATGGCCGGATCGCCCAGGGCGGAAAGGAAAGACTGGCCCGTGGGGGTGATGAAGGACAACGGGTAGGCGGTGAACCATACGGAGGCACGTTCGACGGCGGCCCGCGGGTTGGGATGGGCATAGGAGTTTTGCCACATGCTCGCCTGGCCGGACAGCTGCCGGGCCAACGTATTCGCGTCCCCGAGCATGGCCTGGTTGCGGAGCCAGTCCACGTAGGCCGCGTTCCGCCCGTCGAACTCGAAGGACGGCCTGCTGCCTACGAACTGGCGCCGGCGCGCGATGGGCCGCAGCGCCTTTGGCCTGGCTGCAAAGAACTGCTCGTCGAAATTGACGTCCAGTTCCGCCGTCGGCTCCGCAGCGCCCGCTTCCACTTCCCCGTTGCCTGCGGCTGCATCCGCTTCCGAAGTGTTCCCGCTGGTGCCCGGCTCCCGCATAAGCTCCTCTTTCCATTGCTCGTTTCCGTGCTGGCATGGATGCTCAAAAGACCCCTTGCCCAAGGAAAGGTACCCAGGGCAACAGGGAGTATTCGGCGTTCCCTCTCCCGATGCTACTGCGCAGCGGGGCCGGTGGAAGGGACAAACGTGCCCGGGCCAAGGGATGCTTTGCCCGATCTCCCGGCCAATCTGCTGGGGGAGGGCGGCTGAAAGCAGGGGGTCCTTGCCTACCTACGCCGGTCCCGTACCGCGAATCCCCCTTTCCCCCTTGTTTCGCCGAGTTTGCCCACTAAGCCCGCCGCCGGTCGTATTCTTAGAACAAAGGTTTTGCAGTGGGCCGGAGTGCTGATAGCAGGGCTGGAGCATGGCCGCTGAACCCACGGGGCAGGTTGGCTGGGGACCGCTTCCAGTTACCCCGGAGCCGGTTTTCGACAGCAAGGACGTTGAAGACTACCTCCGGGATGTGACCCGCGATTTCATGGCGGGCATCAAAGGTGAGCGCCGCAGCATCAGCTGGGCGGCCACCCTCTTCCGCCTGGGCAAGGCGCACACCCTTGCGGCCAGCACTGAGCAGGCACTTGAGGCGGACCGCGAACAATGCTCGTTTGCCGATGGGCCGGTCATGGAAGCCATGCGTACCGGGGAGTTCGTCCTGGTGTCGGACCTGAGCCGGGACCGCCGTTGGCCGGGGTATTCCAGCGCCGCCGCCGGCCACGGCGTGCAGTCCCTCCTCTCTGTCCCCATCCTCACCGAAGGCGGGACCAGTGCCGGCATCAACCTTTACGCGCCGTCCCCGCATACCTTCACCAGCGATGACCTGGTGCTCAGCCAAAGCTATGCGCGTGAGGTGGCGCGTGCCCTCCGGGTTGTGGTCCGGGTGGCTGAGCGTGCGGAAGCGACGGCGGGCCTCGCCGTCGTCCAAAGCTCCCTGGTCCTGGTGGACCTCGCTGTGCGCAGCCTGATGAACGAATACGGCCTCACCCGGGAGGGCGCGCTGCGGTTCCTGCAGACGCAGGCGATGCACCACGAGCTGGATCTCCGGGACGCGGCATTGAACGTTGTGGCCCCCACGGGGATGGGCCCAGGGGCCGGGCAGCCTTCGGGGCTGCGGCAGGAAACGTACGACGGCGTGGCGGAGCTCCCGCGGCCGTCGTCGGCGGGGCGGGACTTTCCAACCGGAACGTCGCCCCGCAAGAACGCTGCGGCGGGGAAGGAACCCCCGCCCGCTGCGGAAGGGAGGACAGCATGACCATCGGGAAACAGGAACTGCGCTCCATCGCGGACGGACCGGGCAGGCACCCCTGGCACCGGTTTGTAGCCCTGGGAGACTCCTACACGGAAGGGGTTGGCGACCCCGAACCGGACAGCCTGGGCGGGCTTCGGGGCTGGGCTGACCGGGTGGCGGAGGAGCTGGCCGACAGCCAGCCGGACTTCGCCTATGCCAACCTGGCCATCCGCGGCATGCTGCTGCGGCAGATCCTCGACGGGCAGCTGGAACAGGCCCTGGAGCTGAAGCCCGACCTGATCGCCATGTCCGGCGGTGGCAACGACATCGTGTTCCGCCGCGGCGACCCGGACAAGCTGGCGGAAAAGATTGATGAGGCCGTGGGGGTCCTGGCTGCCACGGGCGCCACAGTGCTGCTGTATGCCGGTCCGGACTGGGGGAACACTCCGGTGTTCGGCAAGGTCCGCGGCCGTGTGGCGATCTACAACGAGCATCTCCACAGGATCGGGGCCCGGCACCACGCCATCATGGTTGACCTTTGGTGCCTCCCGGAACTGCAGCATGCGCTGATGTGGGACCCTGACCGGCTGCACTTGTCCCCGCTGGGCCACCACTCGGTGGCCGTGGCCACCCTCACCGCCCTGGGCGTACCGCACACGCTCAAGCCGTCCCAGCCCCGGCCACTTCCCGTCCACGGGTGGACGCAGGCCCGGGCCGAAGACCTGGTCTGGGCGAAGCAGTACTTCGTACCGTGGGTGCTGAAACAGATGCGGCCCCACCAGATGAATGGACTGGCAGCGAAGCGGCCGCTGCCGGGCCCGGTGTTCGGCGCTGGCCGTCCCGGTCCCTTCCCGCCCGGCCATCCGGCCGTCGGGACGTCCGTGCCCGGCGCCACCACCTATGTGGTGCCTGGAACGGATCCGGAACTGGGAACCGGCAGCGCGGCTTAGCGCTTCCTGGGGGAACGCTTCGCCGCGGCCTTCATGGCGGCCTTGGCCGCGGGCGGCAGTACGCCCTGCTCCGTTTCGGGTTCGGCCACCGTTCCGCGTGCCTTCGCGATGGCCTTCATGCCGTGGTAGATCACCAGGGCGGCAGCCGAACCCAGGGCAATGCCCGTGAACTTCAGGTCGCCGATGGTCCAGGTGTAGTCCGCGATGCCGATGATCAGGGCCACCGCGGCAGTGGTCAGGTTGACCGGGTTGGAGAAGTTCACCTTGTTCTGAACCCAGATCTTCACGCCCAGGATGCCGATCATGCCGTACAGCATGGTGGCCGCGCCGCCCAGCACGCCTGCCGGGACGGTGGCGATCAGCTCGCCGAACTTCGGTGAGAAGCTGAGCAGGATGGCGAACATGCCCGCCACCCAGTAAGCCGCCGTCGAATACACCTTGGTGGCAGCCATGACGCCGATGTTCTCCGCATACGTGGTGGTGCCGGACCCGCCGCCCAGGCCGGCCAGGACCGTGGCGGCGCCGTCGGCCATCAGCGCGCGCCCGGAGACGCCGTCGAGGTTCTGGCCTGTCATGGCGGCCACGGACTTCACGTGGCCGATGTTCTCTGCCACGAGCACCAGGACCACCGGGACAAACAGGCCCAGGACGCCGATGTGGAACTCCGGGGTCTGGAAATGGGGCAGGCCCACCCAGGTTGCGGCGTCCATCTTGTCGTACTTCACTTCGCCGCGGAGCATGGCCACCAGGTAGCCCACCACCACGCCCACCAGGATGCTCAACCGGCCCAGGATCCCGCGGAACAGGACGCTGACCAGGATGATGGTGACCAGTGTGATCAGGGCCGTGATCGGGGCGGCGTCGAAATTCTGCTTGGCGGCGGGGGCCAGGTTCAGGCCGATCAGGGCCACGATCGCCCCGGTGACGATGGGCGGCATCAGCCGGTTGATCCAGCCGGCGCCAAACTTCTGCACCACGGCACCCACCAGGGCCAGGGTGGCACCGGCCAGCACCACGCCGCCCAGGGCACCGGGGATGCCGAACTGCGCCTGTGAAGCCGTGATGGGGGCGATGAACGCGAAGCTCGAGCCCAGGTAGCTGGGCACCCGGCCCTTAGTGATTACCAGGAACAGCAGCGTGCCGATCCCGGAGAAGAACAGCGTGGTGGCGGGCGGCATCCCGGTGATGATGGGAACCAGGAAGGTGGCGCCGAACATGGCCACCACATGCTGCATCCCGACGCCGATGGTGAGGGGCCACGCCAACCGCTCATCCGGGGCCACCACCTGGCCGGGCTTGATGGTTTTGCCGGTGCCGTGCAGCTTCCATTTGATTCCGAGCATGCTCATGGGAAGGAATGCCTTTCAAGGGGGTGCCGCGAGGGGGCAAAGAATAACTTGCTCCAGAATACCGCCAAGTATTTGCGGCCGTCCGCTGTGGCCAACGTCACCGGCCGTCACGGGAAGAGGAGGAAAGCACTTGAAGTTGCAACTATGGAAAGCATCAGATGCCACCCCGGCAGGCGGGCGGCGCAGCGAAAGGTAAGCCATTGACCATTGCCCATGAAGAAGCGGTTATCGATTCGGCAGCCGTGGACGCCATCTTCGCCCAGGCCCGCACCGCCAACTCCTTCACCGGCGAGGTGACCGAGGAACAGGCCCAGGCCATCTACGAGCTCACCAAGTTCGGCCCCACCGCCTTCAACTCCCAGCCGCTCCGCGTCACCTACGTCCGCTCGTCCGAGGCCCGCGCCACCCTGGTGGACGCCCTGTCCCGCGGCAACCAGGCCAAGACGGCCTCGGCTCCGCTCGTGGCCATCCTCAGCTACGACACCGACTGGGCCGGGAAGTGGGAAGACTTCCTCCCCGGCTACAACGCCCCCAAGGCCATGTACGACGCCGACCCGGCACTCGCCGCCGCCACGGGCAACAACAACGCCCACCTGCAGGCCGGCTACTTCATCCTGGCCGTACGCTCGCTCGGTTTCGCCGCCGGCCCCATGACCGGCGCTGACTTTGCCGCGATCGATGCCGCCTTCTTCCCCGCCGGAGACCAGAAGAGCTTCCTGGTGGTCAACATCGGCCAGCCCGGTACCGACGCCTGGGGTGAGGCAAAGCCCAAGTTCTCCTATGACGAGGCCGTCCGCACCGTCTAACGCTTCCCCTGATGCTCCATCACTTACGGTCCCTATTCGCCTGAATGGGAACCATAAGTGATGGAGCATCTGTGCTTAAAGCCGGCGGGTGGGAGACTGGGCGTATGTCCGTGCGGAACCTCATCTTTGTGGCCTTCGTGGAACCGGTGGCTGCCGGCCAGGTTTTTCCGCGGGCGGAGTGGCCGCTGCACATCACCCTGGTGAGGTTCGACGCCGCCACCACAGATGGTGCCGACGTCGCCGACAGTATCGCCGGGTTCGCTGCGCCCCATGCCGAAGCGGCCCTTGGAGCCCCGCTGGTGGTGGGAGAGGACGCGGGGTTCGGGCGCAACGGCTCCGTCCCGGTCAACCTCATCAGGCCGCAACCGGACCTCCAAAGGCTGCATGAGAATCTCGTCGAGGCAGTCGGCGGCCTCGGCGTCAGGATCCTGACGCCGGCGCACACCCGCGCGGGATACCGGCCCCATGTTTCACACCATGGCAGCAAGCGCCTCCACCCGGGCGACGCCGTCGTGCTTGACCGCGTCGCCCTGGTGGATATGGCTCCCGGCGGGGACCACACCACCAGGCGTGTCCTCCGGCTCTGGAGCCAAGAGTTCCCGGAGCGGGGCTAGGCGATGACGCTGTCCACCAGTGCCTTGGCCTCCGCCTGCACCTGCTTCAGGTGCTCCTCGCCCTTGAAGGACTCGGCGTAGATCTTGTACACGTCCTCGGTGCCGGAGGGGCGGGCCGCGAACCAGGCGTTCTCGGTGACCACCTTCAGGCCGCCGATGGCCGCGCCGTTCCCGGGGGCCTCGGTCAGCTTGGCGGTGATCGTCTCGCCGGCCAGTTCCGTGGCCGTGACATCCGCAGCGGAGAGCTTGCCCAGCTTCGACTTCTGCTCCCGGGTGGCGGCGGCATCGATCCGCGCGTAGACGGGGGCGCCGAACTGGTCCGTCAGCCCCTTGTACAGCTGGGACGGGGAGTTGCCGGTGACCGCTGTGATCTCCGAGGCCAGCAGTGCCAGCAGGATGCCGTCCTTGTCCGTGGTCCAGACGCTGCCGTCCAGCTTGTTGAAGGAGGCACCGGCGGATTCCTCGCCGCCGAATGCGCCTTCACCGGAGAGCAGGCCGGGCACGAACCACTTGAAGCCAACGGGAACCTCCACGAGCTTGCGGCCCAGACTCTCGGCCACGCGGTCGATGATTGAGGAGGACACCAGGGTCTTGCCGATCACCGAGGCAGGGTTCCAGCCGCTGCGGTTGCGGTAGAGGTAGTCGATGGCGACGGCAAGGTAGTGGTTGGGGTTCATCAGCCCGCCGTCCGGGGTGACGATGCCGTGGCGGTCAGCGTCGGCGTCGTTGCCGGTGGCCACATCGAAGGCGGGCTGGCCGGAGGCTGCGGCGTCGGACATCCGCTGGATCAGCGAGGCCATGGCCGACGGCGAGGAGCAGTCCATGCGGATCTTCTCGTCCCAGTCCAGGGTCATGAAGGCCCACTGGGGGTCCACGGTCGGGTTCACCACGGTGAGGTCCAGGTGGTGGCGCTCGCCGATTTCGCCCCAGTAGTCCACGGATGCGCCGCCCATGGGGTCGGCTCCGATCCGGACGCCGGCGTTGCGGATGGCGTCCAGGTTCAGGACGGACGGAAGGTCGTCCACGTAGCTGCTCAGGAAGTCGAACTTGCCGGTGGTGTCTGCGGCCTGGGCATCAGCCAGCGGGATCCGCTTCACGCCGCGCAGGCCGTTTTCCAGCAGTTCGTTGGCCCGGTTGGCGATCCACCCGGTGGCGTCCGAGTCCGCCGGGCCGCCGTGCGGGGGGTTGTACTTGAAGCCGCCGTCGCCTGGCGGGTTGTGGCTGGGGGTCACCACGATGCCGTCGGCCTGCGGGGCTCCCGGCGCCGCCTTCCGGTTGTAGGTCAGGATGGCGTGGCTCAGGGCGGGGGTGGGAGTGTAGCCGTGCCTGGCGTCGACCAGGACCTGGACGCCGTTGGCGGCGAGCACCTCCAGGGCGGAGTTCTGTGCGGGCTCGCTCAGTGCGTGGGTGTCCTTGGCCAGGAACAGGGGGCCGGTGACGCCCTGCGCGGCCCGGTATTCAACGATTGCCTGGGTGATGGCCACGATGTGCTGTTCGTTAAACGACGCCTTGAGGCTGGATCCCCGGTGCCCCGAGGTGCCAAACACCACGCGCTGGCCGGGATCACCCAGGTCCGGCGCAATGTCGTAATACGCGTCAAGGAGCGCAGTGATGTCAACAAGGTCCTGGGGTTGGGCAACTGTGCCCGCGCGGCTAGCCATGGCTCCAGCATGCCAGAACCTGGCAGGAGTCCAAACGACCCGCCCAAAATCCGGACCCTGTGACACGCAATGACGCCATCAACCAAGTAGTCCACCTGAGTACCCGGCCGGAAAGTACCTATATACCCGGCCTTTGGCGCCCTGCTACCTTTCAAAAAATTCCAGGAAAACAACCGAAAGAAACGGACGACGGCGGGCCGCCGCCGTCGTCCGTCCGGCAAGGAAACGGGGACGTCCAATGGGGGCAGGAGACGGGGCAGCTGAGCAGTCCAGGCTGGCTGCCGAGCGCGTTGCGAGGCTGAAGCGCCAACTCGACCAGGCGGAGCGTTCCACGAAGGCGTGGGACGCCGGCGCGGTAGGCGAGCGGGTGGTGGCCGAGAAGCTCAGCGAACTGGTCCCACGCGGCTGGTACGTGCTCCACGACGTCCACTGGCCTGGGCGCCCCAAAGCGAACCTTGACCACGTCCTGGTGGGCCCAGGCGGTGTTGTGGTGGTCGATTCAAAGAACTGGACCGGCGAAGTGCGGGTGGCGTCCGGGGTGCTGTGGCAGGGCCGGTTTGCGCGCACCCAGGCCGTCGAAGGCGCCCTGGCCCAGTGTGCTGCCGTGGCCTCGGTCCTGGCTCCGCCGCACCGCCGGTTGGTGCGGCCACTCATCTGCATGTCCGCGCAGCCTGATCTTTTCGGAGTCACGGACTCCGATGTTGCCGTGGCGGGTTCGCAGCGGGTGGTGGGCGCCATCGAGTCGCTGCCGGCCGTGCTCGACCAGCAAACTGTCGTGGGCCTGTACGCGCATCTGGGCCAGCAGCTCACCCATGAGCAGGAGCCAGGCATCACTGCCCTCCGCAGCGTGCGGCCGGGAACCGTGGTGCGCCCCGCAGGAGCATTGCCTCCCGCCGGTCCTGCGGCACGTCCGCGGGAAAATTCCGGATCCGGGGAGGGGACGGGGCGGAGCCAAAGCGTGGCGCGGCACCCCGCGGGCCGCGCCCTTCCCCCGGGAGCGAGGAAGTCAGGACAGCCCATACGACAGAGGGCGGGAACGCGGACAGGGTCGTCGGCAGCACCTGCGCATCGCGGACGGAACGGCAAGGCCCAGCAGCACGGCGGTACCAGCGGAGGGAAGCTTGCCCTGCTGGCAGCCTTCGTCATTTTTGCCGTCTATATCCTGCCCTACTTGGGCCGTTAGCCTCCGCCGCACCTCCCGGCAGCAGCCGCCCTTTGGCTGCCGCGCGGACTGCAGCGGTCATCCGGTTGAGCCGGTCTGAATCGAGGGTCCAGGCCTGCCAATAGAGTGCAACATCCTGGTGTTCGGCACCCTCGAGCCGGACCAGGGCGCCGGATTCCAGCTCATCCGTCAGCTGGAGTTCCGGAATCATTCCCCAGCCCAGGCCGGCTTTGACCGCCGCGAGGAACCCCTGGGACGACGGGACGGTGTGAGTGGGAGGGGACTGCCGCAGGGGCTTCCCAGTGAGCAGCTGCTGCTGCAGGTTGTCCTTCGTGTTGAATTTCAAGACGGGCATTGCTGCCCAGTCCACGCCCCCGGAGGCGGAGAATCGTCGGCGCAGCGCGGGGGTGGCCACCGGGGTGTAGCGCATGGAGCCCAGCAGTTCCGCCTTGCACCCGCTGACCGGGACGGGATCCGACGTCACCGCGCCCATGACCTCGCCCTCGCGCAGCAGCTGGCTGCTGTAGCCCTGGTCCTCAACGTGGAGATCGAGGGCAGAGTCATCCCAGCCGGCGGCCTGGTGCAGGACAGGGACAAACCAGGTGGCCAGCGAATCCGCGTTGACGGCCACCGGCAGGTGTGCCCGGGTGGCGCTGCCGGAGCCCAGCGCTGCCGACGTCTCCGCCTCCAGCACCTGCACCTGGCGGGCCATCCGCAGCAGCAGCGCGCCGGCGTCGGTGGCAGAGCAGGGCAACCTCCGGCGCACCAGCACCTGGCCTACCGAAGCTTCGAGGGCCTTGATCCGCTGGCTTACCGCGGAGGGCGTGATCCGGAGCAGGTCCGCGGCTGCCTCAAACGTTCCTTCATCAATAACAGCCACCAAGGCTTTCAGATGCTCCAGGTTCATGAAGCTATTCTAATGCCCGCCAAGAATTCTTAATTTGCCTACAGTCTGGCCGGGAACCTACCGTCATAGCTATGTGGACTGCAGGAATAACGGGAATGCTGACCGGGATGGCGCTGATCGTGGCGATCGGGGCCCAGAACGCCTTCGTGCTCCGCCAGGGCATCCGGCGGGAGCACGTCGGGGCGGTGGTGGCTGTCTGCATGGCCGGCGACGCCCTGTTGATCGTGGCCGGCACGGCGGGCATCGGGGCCCTGGTCACCCGGTTTCCCGAGGCGCTGGAAGTGCTGCGCTGGGCCGGGGCGGCCTACCTGCTGTGGTTCGCGGTACAGTCCTTCATGGCGGCGGCGAAACCCTCGGCCCTGGCGGAACA
Proteins encoded in this window:
- a CDS encoding GAF and ANTAR domain-containing protein, translating into MAAEPTGQVGWGPLPVTPEPVFDSKDVEDYLRDVTRDFMAGIKGERRSISWAATLFRLGKAHTLAASTEQALEADREQCSFADGPVMEAMRTGEFVLVSDLSRDRRWPGYSSAAAGHGVQSLLSVPILTEGGTSAGINLYAPSPHTFTSDDLVLSQSYAREVARALRVVVRVAERAEATAGLAVVQSSLVLVDLAVRSLMNEYGLTREGALRFLQTQAMHHELDLRDAALNVVAPTGMGPGAGQPSGLRQETYDGVAELPRPSSAGRDFPTGTSPRKNAAAGKEPPPAAEGRTA
- a CDS encoding SGNH/GDSL hydrolase family protein translates to MTIGKQELRSIADGPGRHPWHRFVALGDSYTEGVGDPEPDSLGGLRGWADRVAEELADSQPDFAYANLAIRGMLLRQILDGQLEQALELKPDLIAMSGGGNDIVFRRGDPDKLAEKIDEAVGVLAATGATVLLYAGPDWGNTPVFGKVRGRVAIYNEHLHRIGARHHAIMVDLWCLPELQHALMWDPDRLHLSPLGHHSVAVATLTALGVPHTLKPSQPRPLPVHGWTQARAEDLVWAKQYFVPWVLKQMRPHQMNGLAAKRPLPGPVFGAGRPGPFPPGHPAVGTSVPGATTYVVPGTDPELGTGSAA
- a CDS encoding uracil-xanthine permease family protein, with translation MSMLGIKWKLHGTGKTIKPGQVVAPDERLAWPLTIGVGMQHVVAMFGATFLVPIITGMPPATTLFFSGIGTLLFLVITKGRVPSYLGSSFAFIAPITASQAQFGIPGALGGVVLAGATLALVGAVVQKFGAGWINRLMPPIVTGAIVALIGLNLAPAAKQNFDAAPITALITLVTIILVSVLFRGILGRLSILVGVVVGYLVAMLRGEVKYDKMDAATWVGLPHFQTPEFHIGVLGLFVPVVLVLVAENIGHVKSVAAMTGQNLDGVSGRALMADGAATVLAGLGGGSGTTTYAENIGVMAATKVYSTAAYWVAGMFAILLSFSPKFGELIATVPAGVLGGAATMLYGMIGILGVKIWVQNKVNFSNPVNLTTAAVALIIGIADYTWTIGDLKFTGIALGSAAALVIYHGMKAIAKARGTVAEPETEQGVLPPAAKAAMKAAAKRSPRKR
- a CDS encoding malonic semialdehyde reductase, coding for MTIAHEEAVIDSAAVDAIFAQARTANSFTGEVTEEQAQAIYELTKFGPTAFNSQPLRVTYVRSSEARATLVDALSRGNQAKTASAPLVAILSYDTDWAGKWEDFLPGYNAPKAMYDADPALAAATGNNNAHLQAGYFILAVRSLGFAAGPMTGADFAAIDAAFFPAGDQKSFLVVNIGQPGTDAWGEAKPKFSYDEAVRTV
- a CDS encoding 2'-5' RNA ligase family protein, encoding MSVRNLIFVAFVEPVAAGQVFPRAEWPLHITLVRFDAATTDGADVADSIAGFAAPHAEAALGAPLVVGEDAGFGRNGSVPVNLIRPQPDLQRLHENLVEAVGGLGVRILTPAHTRAGYRPHVSHHGSKRLHPGDAVVLDRVALVDMAPGGDHTTRRVLRLWSQEFPERG
- the pgm gene encoding phosphoglucomutase (alpha-D-glucose-1,6-bisphosphate-dependent), which translates into the protein MASRAGTVAQPQDLVDITALLDAYYDIAPDLGDPGQRVVFGTSGHRGSSLKASFNEQHIVAITQAIVEYRAAQGVTGPLFLAKDTHALSEPAQNSALEVLAANGVQVLVDARHGYTPTPALSHAILTYNRKAAPGAPQADGIVVTPSHNPPGDGGFKYNPPHGGPADSDATGWIANRANELLENGLRGVKRIPLADAQAADTTGKFDFLSSYVDDLPSVLNLDAIRNAGVRIGADPMGGASVDYWGEIGERHHLDLTVVNPTVDPQWAFMTLDWDEKIRMDCSSPSAMASLIQRMSDAAASGQPAFDVATGNDADADRHGIVTPDGGLMNPNHYLAVAIDYLYRNRSGWNPASVIGKTLVSSSIIDRVAESLGRKLVEVPVGFKWFVPGLLSGEGAFGGEESAGASFNKLDGSVWTTDKDGILLALLASEITAVTGNSPSQLYKGLTDQFGAPVYARIDAAATREQKSKLGKLSAADVTATELAGETITAKLTEAPGNGAAIGGLKVVTENAWFAARPSGTEDVYKIYAESFKGEEHLKQVQAEAKALVDSVIA
- a CDS encoding nuclease-related domain-containing protein; its protein translation is MGAGDGAAEQSRLAAERVARLKRQLDQAERSTKAWDAGAVGERVVAEKLSELVPRGWYVLHDVHWPGRPKANLDHVLVGPGGVVVVDSKNWTGEVRVASGVLWQGRFARTQAVEGALAQCAAVASVLAPPHRRLVRPLICMSAQPDLFGVTDSDVAVAGSQRVVGAIESLPAVLDQQTVVGLYAHLGQQLTHEQEPGITALRSVRPGTVVRPAGALPPAGPAARPRENSGSGEGTGRSQSVARHPAGRALPPGARKSGQPIRQRAGTRTGSSAAPAHRGRNGKAQQHGGTSGGKLALLAAFVIFAVYILPYLGR
- a CDS encoding LysR family transcriptional regulator ArgP codes for the protein MNLEHLKALVAVIDEGTFEAAADLLRITPSAVSQRIKALEASVGQVLVRRRLPCSATDAGALLLRMARQVQVLEAETSAALGSGSATRAHLPVAVNADSLATWFVPVLHQAAGWDDSALDLHVEDQGYSSQLLREGEVMGAVTSDPVPVSGCKAELLGSMRYTPVATPALRRRFSASGGVDWAAMPVLKFNTKDNLQQQLLTGKPLRQSPPTHTVPSSQGFLAAVKAGLGWGMIPELQLTDELESGALVRLEGAEHQDVALYWQAWTLDSDRLNRMTAAVRAAAKGRLLPGGAAEANGPSRAGYRRQK
- a CDS encoding LysE/ArgO family amino acid transporter, whose product is MWTAGITGMLTGMALIVAIGAQNAFVLRQGIRREHVGAVVAVCMAGDALLIVAGTAGIGALVTRFPEALEVLRWAGAAYLLWFAVQSFMAAAKPSALAEQAPRSKNSVIATTAALTFLNPHVYLDTVVLVGSLANQQGPDLRWIFASGAVTGSVVWFSALGYGARALAGVLSSTRTWRWIDAAIGVLMLILAVRLVLH